TTATATGCTTTATTCCAAAGTACCAAAGCATCTTGATACTTTAACAATAATGCCAAAGCTTCATCGCTAAGCGATAAACCTAATTTTTGACTACCCTGTTGTAACTCTTGAAAAAACGGATGCATAAACAGATAACATCTAAGTAAAATTTAAAACAAAGTATACCCATTTATGCATCGTGGAACACTAGTTAACGATTAGGGATTACACACTTAATCGTAGAAGCCTTCACGAATTTGCAAATCTAGCTCCATTAAACGCTCAGGCGTTCCCACATCGACCCATGCACCTTTAAGCTTTTCACCAGATATTTTTTGATTGTGCATCGCTTGCTTCAAGAGTGGAGCTAAAGGACGTTTACCAGGTTCCAATCCATCAAAAAGCTTAGGATGGATAACAGATACACCACTAAAAGTGAGGTTCTCACCTGTCACATCTTGATCGAATGTAAAAGCGCGTCCATCCAATAATGTAAAGTCACCTTCAGGATGCTGTTTAGGGTTATCAACCAATACAAGATGTGCTAAATCATCATTTAACTTAATATGGGGTAAAACTTCAAAATCCATTGTGGTCCATACATCTCCATTCACCAGAATAAACGGATCTGTTCCAAGTAGTGGCAAAGCATTAATAATTCCACCAGCTGTTTCTAGCCCCTCATCCTCTCGTGTCCAACGGATATCCACACCAAATTGCGAACCATCACCTAAGCTACCGATGAGTTTATCTGCCAACCATGCAGAATTGATGACGATTTCAGTTACACCAATTTTCTTAAGTTTTTCAATATGCCACACAATTAGAGGCTTACCGCCCACCTCAAGCAGAGGCTTTGGTGTATATAGCGTAAGTGGACGCATACGATTACCCAAGCCAGCAGCAAGAATCATTGCTTTCATTATGCTGCCACCTCATAGCTACCATATTTCTCGATAAATTTAGGTATGACTACGTTATTTATAAATACCATAAATTCTTCAAGTTCAGCGTAACCACGACTTTCTTCGAGTAAATACCACATGACTCGCGGTAAGTCTTTCAAGTATCCAGACTTACCATCACGCTCAAACAAACGAACAAAAATGCCAAGAATTTTAATATGGCGTTGAATAGCCATTAAATCTGCATCACGCTTGAATTGCTCAAAACTGCGGTTCTGTTTGGCAGACTCAGGCAATAAGTCATAAAAGGTTCTAAACCATTGATAAACATGCTCAGCATTCCATTGAACATATGCATCACGAGTAATCGAAATTAAGTCATATGTATCAGCCCCAATAACAGCATCCTGAAAATCAATTACCCCAAGCTCTAGTTCATTTTCAATTTTCATCAGATTACGACTGTGAAAATCTCGATGTACAATAACTTGTGGTTGGGCTACTGCGGCACGAGCCAAGAAATCAAATGCATCATCAATCGTTTTTTTCTGCTCAGCAGTCGGCTGAATAGCAAGCGATGGCAACATCCAGTCTGTGAGCAACTGCATTTCCGACATTAATTTTTCGTAGGAATAAGCTGGAAACTGGTTAGTCCCATCAATAGATTGCAATTGAATAAGTTGTTTAAAACTTTGTTCATAGTATTTATCGACTGTTTCATCATTTAATAATGTAGACAACAGTACATCACCAAAATCTTCCAATAGCAGAAAACCTTGAGCCAAATCTTTCGCGACGATCTGCGGTACGCGTACACCATGGCCTGCAAAAAATTCGTCAATGGTCACAAACGGAACACAGTCTTCTTTTTCTGGAGGGGCATCCATAAGCATATACGTTTTATTTTGTAACTGGATACGCGCATAACGTCGGAAGCTTGCATCACCTGCTAAAAAAGCGATCTTAAATTGATCATTTTTAAGAACAGATGTAAGCCATGTATATATCAATTGTTCACGTTGTGTATTCATTTGCAATAAAATCTAAAACAAGCTGAGATTTTTGAAGGGTTAAGTGTAGCCACTTATAAACTTTTTCTCTATGATGCGACAATAATTAATTGTGAATTAGCATACTTGGTTAATGAGACAATGAAGCATCAGTTTAAATTTAATCCTTTAGCGACAGCTATTTTTACGCTCTTATGTGGCTCCATACAATCAAGTTATGCTGAGTCAGCTGATGTTGTCTCCAATATAGACAATAATCAACTTAAAGCGAGCATCAAAGAAGCCTACCCGGGTCAAGAATTCTTTCAACAGTACTATGTTGATAAATCTGCACCTGAGGCCCAGCTTCGTGACAATAAATATTTAAGCTCGGCATTTTGCCAAGGTACTTGGGTTACACCGATTAACCCACAGACCAAAGCCGTAGATGCCGATAAGACGACTTCTGTCGTTACGGCTAATTATGGACATTATAATCCTGCCGGCGACTCGGTTTTAGAAGGCGATGTCGTTATTGATCAGGAAGGACGCACAGTTCGTGCTGATAAGGTTACGATTGATAAGACCCAAACCTTTGCACACGCACAAGGCCGAGTACAACTCGCTCAAGGTGGGTTGCTTTCACAGAGTGACGAAATTAATTACAACCTAAAAAACCAGACTGGTAATTTAGAAAATAGTTTTTATATTTCTGAACAGCAACATGCTCATGGTCACGCAGGGAAAATCGAAAGAACATCACCAAATGTGATGGTTCTTAACGATGCGACCTACTCGACTTGTCCACCGGGTCAAAAACCTGGTTGGAAAATTCAAGCAAATAAAATTGAGTTAAATCAGGAAACTGGACGTGGTACAACCCACGGAACAAAACTATATGTTAAAGATGTTCCAGTTCTAGCAATTCCCTACTTTAACTTCCCAATTGATGATCGCCGAACTACAGGTATTCTTAATCCACAGTTTGGTTTCTCAAACGATGGTGGTGTTGAGCTTTCTGTTCCGGTTTATTTAAACCTTGCACCTAACTATGATCTGACACTTACTCCGCGCTATTTAGCAGACCGCGGTGCAATGTTAAAAGGTGACTTTAGATATTTAACCGATGGCTTTGGTGCGGGTGAAATATGGGGTGGCATGTTGCCATCTGACAAAGAATATGATGATAAAGATCGTAAAGATTTCCATTTCTTACATAACTGGAATATCAACGATCAATGGTCGACCAATCTAGAGTACAACTATGCTTCAGATAAAGACTATTTCTCAGATTTAGATAGCAGCCCTAACTCTAAAACAGACCTAAACTTACGCAGAGCATGGGAACTTAACTATCAACACGGTATTCCGGGTTTAAAAGCTCAGCTTAAAGTCGAAGATTTCCAGACACTTGATCCTGACATTGCCGATGTTGATAAGCCTTATGCACGCTTGCCACAATTCTTATTAAATTATGTCACGGGTAA
This genomic stretch from Acinetobacter oleivorans DR1 harbors:
- the murU gene encoding N-acetylmuramate alpha-1-phosphate uridylyltransferase MurU, translated to MKAMILAAGLGNRMRPLTLYTPKPLLEVGGKPLIVWHIEKLKKIGVTEIVINSAWLADKLIGSLGDGSQFGVDIRWTREDEGLETAGGIINALPLLGTDPFILVNGDVWTTMDFEVLPHIKLNDDLAHLVLVDNPKQHPEGDFTLLDGRAFTFDQDVTGENLTFSGVSVIHPKLFDGLEPGKRPLAPLLKQAMHNQKISGEKLKGAWVDVGTPERLMELDLQIREGFYD
- a CDS encoding aminoglycoside phosphotransferase family protein — translated: MNTQREQLIYTWLTSVLKNDQFKIAFLAGDASFRRYARIQLQNKTYMLMDAPPEKEDCVPFVTIDEFFAGHGVRVPQIVAKDLAQGFLLLEDFGDVLLSTLLNDETVDKYYEQSFKQLIQLQSIDGTNQFPAYSYEKLMSEMQLLTDWMLPSLAIQPTAEQKKTIDDAFDFLARAAVAQPQVIVHRDFHSRNLMKIENELELGVIDFQDAVIGADTYDLISITRDAYVQWNAEHVYQWFRTFYDLLPESAKQNRSFEQFKRDADLMAIQRHIKILGIFVRLFERDGKSGYLKDLPRVMWYLLEESRGYAELEEFMVFINNVVIPKFIEKYGSYEVAA
- a CDS encoding LPS-assembly protein LptD, with amino-acid sequence MKHQFKFNPLATAIFTLLCGSIQSSYAESADVVSNIDNNQLKASIKEAYPGQEFFQQYYVDKSAPEAQLRDNKYLSSAFCQGTWVTPINPQTKAVDADKTTSVVTANYGHYNPAGDSVLEGDVVIDQEGRTVRADKVTIDKTQTFAHAQGRVQLAQGGLLSQSDEINYNLKNQTGNLENSFYISEQQHAHGHAGKIERTSPNVMVLNDATYSTCPPGQKPGWKIQANKIELNQETGRGTTHGTKLYVKDVPVLAIPYFNFPIDDRRTTGILNPQFGFSNDGGVELSVPVYLNLAPNYDLTLTPRYLADRGAMLKGDFRYLTDGFGAGEIWGGMLPSDKEYDDKDRKDFHFLHNWNINDQWSTNLEYNYASDKDYFSDLDSSPNSKTDLNLRRAWELNYQHGIPGLKAQLKVEDFQTLDPDIADVDKPYARLPQFLLNYVTGNPLGLQYEFNNDTAYFKKSINDDSAQESSGTRIYNQFATRYNYRTPAAFVIPEVSVRSIQTFYDKDSIASQGLDGGSENKSVVVPQFTLDTGLNFEREGKYLQTLTPRAFYAYAPYKNQDNYPNFDSTSASVSYDQLFNPYRFYGHDRLEDNNFLSLGVSYSLFDTVGLERLRASVGQSYYFEDRRVTLKQQDEIDTESNTGPVVSLTSQLNQNFTIAANSAWMSNGDNAQRDFQVYYTGDKGNLYNLGYFYRKDIAGRQDTYDQVVASFIQPVKDNWRIMGHVQYDMDNDVAREILLGVNYESCCWGISVYGRSYYNDLDDPKSPDVSEKRAIMAEITLKGLGGLNNKLASLLENRVLGFNKINQSWTQR